The Candidatus Bathyarchaeia archaeon DNA window TAAGCTGGTTTGTTAGTGCCGCCTCTTCTATGGCTATGGGCTCTGCAGCGGTTTCCTCTTCAAAAGCCTTCTTTTTTCTCGTCATTTCCCTTGCCTCCACTATTCGATTACAGGTTTAACCTTCACGAGTTCTCCCTTCTTGATTTCGAGGGCTAGCTGCGCTTTTTCCGGAATCTGCACTATGCCCTTGCCAGCGTATTTCGCATCTTTTATTGGTTTGACCTTGTAGCGGGCTGTCTTCCCATCGAAAGTTTCAATCTCCACATACTCTATTTTTTTCCCTTCGAAGGCATTTTCCCAGTTGGAGAGGGTTTCACTGTCAACCCGTACAGTGTCAGATGGCACAAGCAAGCCGCCAATATTCTCCACTATAAGCTGAACCGCTGGAACCTCAAGGGACGGAGAGGGCTCTTGAACAGTCTCGAAGATAGGTGTAGGTTCAGGTTTTACCTCCGGCTTATATTCCTCTTCCTCCGGTTCCGGAGCGAGTTCCTCAGCGTGTTTTTCGGTTAGCGCCAAATCCTCCATTATAGGCTTTTCCGGTTTGGATGGTTCAGGTTTGGATGCTGGAGGAGGGACAACGTTTTTGAGGGGGGTAGGGCTGAGCTTTTCCAGCACTTTTAGAACCGTTGGGATTAGGACACGGACAACCGCGTCCACCATGCCCACATCGGCTTTCGCAGGGTAAACCATGACAAAGTAATGACCATTAAAGTGGTAAAGTTTAACCGTTCCAAGGCTGCCGTTTAGGGTTACGGCTTCCACACCGCCTATGGCTTCAGCCCTCTCGAAAATGTCGTCAAAAGCGTCCACCACGTGAACCATGACCTTTTGCGGAGTGCCCTCGTCTCCTGCGATTATTTCGCCGCTTTCATTGTAGACAAAGGCGTGTCGGATATCTGGGCAGACGTTCCGCATTTCCTCTAGGGCGCTGTTTAGGGCTGTATTGTAGATTTCGCCATAATCCATGAAAATTCACCCTTTAACGTGGCTGAAAATGCTAGGTTATTTTGAAGAGGATGCGCTCCGGCACACCATCGTTCTCCACAACGATATACTTTAGCCCTTCAGTGTCGCCAAGCTGATCCAACCACTTGAGGGCTTCTCTGGCCTTCTGAAGCATCAAAAGCCGCTCCTGATAGCTGCGAACCACCTGCTCTATGGCTGTCAATTCATGGAAGGGGTTGGCATCCAACACTATGCTTAGGTTGCCAACAGTCACTTCGCCGAGGCTTTCAGCTGCCGTCTTCTTTCCAGCCAACTTCATGACCACTTCGCGGATTTTCTTTGATTTCTCGGCTAAAGCCCTAATCTCGTCTAGGCGGCGCAAATACTCGCCCAGAGTGCTTTTGGTTTCGGCAATCTGCTTTTCTAGGGTTTCGGCTATATCCTGCGCCGAAGCATACTCCTTTAACTCAACCACCATATTGCTTACACCTCCAACATCACGCAAACAATAGATGGGGAAACTAGACGGAACCTAACACCCTACCCCCAATCCCAACGCGAAAGGCAAAGAAAAGCTATGAACTTGGCGCAACAGCCGAGTAGTAGAACTGATTGCCCTTTGAAGTTACAACACGCACTTGATAGTTGCTTCCAGGGCTCCAAGTAAATGACACTTGAACTTCTTTTTGACTATTGGCGGGCACCGTTACATCAGATGCTAACAAATCTCCACTGGGGGTTGAGCCTCCAGCTATGTGTATTTCGGTTACTGTTATTGGTGCTGTACCTGTGTTTTGCAGGGTCACGTTTACTTTTCCACCACTCACGAATTCTACTTGGGTTATTTGTAGTTGTTCTGTTGCTGTGAATGTGAAGGTTAGGGCTCCCATCCATGCGGCTACGGCGATGCTGACGGCGACGGTTACGGCGATGAGTATGATGGTTGCTACTACGGGGCTTAGGGCTTTCCTACTCTTGAATAGTTTCATTTTCTTTCATATCCCTCCTTGTTTGTTGTCGTGTATGTTAGTGGAAACTGAGAATTTAAATCTTACGACTTAATACACCATATTAACTATTTGTAAAACAAAACAACAACACCAAACCACAAAAACTAGAGAGGGATAACCACTATTGGCTAAACCACCAACCAAACCAACATAAAAATCCAGAAAAACATCCCCTCACCACAAAAACCCAAATAGGGCAGTGTTTGGGGGTTAAATAACAAAGCACAAACATAACTTCAAGTCGAAAACGGGCAAGCAAAGAACCTTTAATAACAAATCTGCAAACCTACTAAACCAAGACTCGCAAAGAGAAGAAGCCCTAACGCTGCTGGCTATTTCTCCAGTTTATCAAAGAACTCCAGCAGAAGCTTCGCCACCTTCTCGCCTAGCTCAGTCTTCTCATACTTCTTCTTCAATGGATCTAAGCGCTCGCTTTTCGCCAAACCAAGCTCCTCAATCTCAATCATCCTAGCCCTGAAAGTGCCATCACTCAACGTTAAACCATTCTCCCGCATAAACTCCTTAGCCTCTTTCCACTTCCCCCGCCCCAAATAGAGCAGGAAAATACAGTCAATAGCATGATCCTTCTCAAGCATAGCCTTAATCGCCGAAAGCTTCGGATCCGTCAATATACGCCGAATCTTCTCCTCTTCTCCACTCCCAACCATACAAACCAACCTTCCAATGCCCTTGTCTGTTATAGGCTGTTCTGCTTAAAAGATTTAACCTATATTACGATTTATGACTTATTATAAAGCATTACAAGTTAACTCCACCACATCATTTCAAACCCGGAAACAACGGCGGAAACGGCAAACCCTTAAATTTTGAAGACAAAAATATCAAGCGTGGTTGAAGGACCAACAGCCAAAGCATATGCAATAAAAATCACAACAAACTTCCAAGACGAAACCATCACAGAAATCTACACAAAATCCAAAAGAGTCTTCATACCCCTAGAGAAAATCCTTGGAAAAAGATTTCTGGAGGCAGATTCCCTAGGCAAAAACATCCTCCTATTCTTTAACGGTGATACAGCCATCAGAATCCACCTGATGATGTTCGGAGCCATCCACATCTACGAAATAAACGAACCGCTCCAAAAACCAAAAGAAAGAGTGAGACTGATGGCAACAGGCGAAAAGAAGAAGCTCGTTGTCTACAATGCACCCATCATCGAAGTGGACTACAGAGATAAAATTCTACAGAGGTTGAAGGGGGAGCTTGGCCCAGATCCTTTAAGCGGCGAATGTGACAAAGCAAAAGCCATCAGAAACATCATGAATCACCCAGACCAGAAAATTGGCGTAGCCTTACTAAACCAATCCGTCATAGCAGGCATCGGCAACATTTTAAGGAATGAAATTCTCTTCAGAGCTAAAGTGCATCCGGATAGAACCATCGCAAGCCTTTCCCTCCAAGAAATCGAGAAGATTGTCGATTACACTGAACAGATAAGCAGGGAATTTTTAAACCGCAAGCTTCAAGGCAAGGGAATCAAAGATCTACTTTCCGTCTACAACAGGTTCAGCGGTTTCTGCATGGTTTGCGGGCACCCAATCAAATTTTACATGCAGAAGCCCATTAACAGGAAAACTTTTGTCTGCGAGAATTGCCAGAAGTAGATTAACCGCTTTTAAGCCGTTTCCTTGAGAATTTTGACATCGAATTCAACGCCCGCCCTTTTCCCCTCCTCCATCAGCTCCCTCAAAACTTCTCTATGGATCGGTATCCCTATCCGCCTCCTTGTTTCCATGGTTAGCCAAGCCTTCTCCCCGGGAATCCAAACCTCAACATCCTCAGAAATCTTCGGTAAACCTTTCACATAGCGCTTATACTCCTCAACCCTATCGAGGAAATAGTCCAAGGACGTTAGCCTCTCTATATTTATGGCCATCATGAAGTGCCCCACGTTAGCCCGCTCTTTCTCCGTCGTATGCCTCACATGCCTGCCATAATTAGCCCCAGTTAACACGCCGCACAAAATGTCCACAACGAGCGCCAAACCTGACCCCTTATGACCGCCAAAAATCTCGCCAAGTCCTCCTAGTGGCAGCAAAGCTCCCTTCCTAACCAAAACTTCCTTAGGATCGTCAATGGGCTTGCCCTCCGGAGACAAGGCCCAGCCAAAGGGTATTCTTCTCCCCTCCTTAGCGTAAACCTCAATTTTTCCAATGGGCACAACGCTTGTCGCTGCATCAAAAAGTATGGGCGGAGGCCTCCTTGTTGGAAAACCCACAGCTATAGGGTTTGTCCCAATATTCCTACCAACGGTGTGCGTGTAAGCCACCAAAGCCTCCGAGTTGGTCATCACAATGCCAATCATACTCCGTTCCATAGCCTGAAGAGCATAATAACCAGCCATACCGAAGTGATGACTGTTCCTGACGCCCACAACGGATACACCAGCCCCGCGAGCCTTTTCAACAGCCAAATCCATAGCCCTATAGGCAACCACCTGCCCCAACCCAGAATCTCCATCAACCAGCGCAGTGGAGGCTGACTCACCCACAACCTTAATGTTAGGTTTGGGATTCACAGAGCCCGCTTGAAGACCGCGGGTGTACCTTCCAAGCCTCTGAACCCCATGGCTTTCAACCCCCATAAGATCAGCAAATACAAGCACGTCGGCAGCAATACGCGAGGCATCTTCAGGAACACTGTAAGAGGCAAAGACTGCGGCTACAAAATCCCTCAGAGACTGATGATCAACCCTCACATACTCCTCTGGTGGCGCCGGAACGGTCTTCTCATACAGTTTGATCAAATCAACCCCACCAAAATAGCAGTGCATGCACAACGTCTAAGAGGTTATATGCGCTATGAAAGTTTCAGGGGTGTAC harbors:
- a CDS encoding archaellin/type IV pilin N-terminal domain-containing protein, giving the protein MKLFKSRKALSPVVATIILIAVTVAVSIAVAAWMGALTFTFTATEQLQITQVEFVSGGKVNVTLQNTGTAPITVTEIHIAGGSTPSGDLLASDVTVPANSQKEVQVSFTWSPGSNYQVRVVTSKGNQFYYSAVAPSS
- a CDS encoding Ldh family oxidoreductase; translated protein: MIKLYEKTVPAPPEEYVRVDHQSLRDFVAAVFASYSVPEDASRIAADVLVFADLMGVESHGVQRLGRYTRGLQAGSVNPKPNIKVVGESASTALVDGDSGLGQVVAYRAMDLAVEKARGAGVSVVGVRNSHHFGMAGYYALQAMERSMIGIVMTNSEALVAYTHTVGRNIGTNPIAVGFPTRRPPPILFDAATSVVPIGKIEVYAKEGRRIPFGWALSPEGKPIDDPKEVLVRKGALLPLGGLGEIFGGHKGSGLALVVDILCGVLTGANYGRHVRHTTEKERANVGHFMMAINIERLTSLDYFLDRVEEYKRYVKGLPKISEDVEVWIPGEKAWLTMETRRRIGIPIHREVLRELMEEGKRAGVEFDVKILKETA